Genomic DNA from Streptomyces venezuelae:
AAGATCAGGCAGGGCGGCGCCGACGACGTTCCCGCCGTCCTCGCACTCTTCGACGGAGCCGTGGAGTGGCTCGTGTCACAGGGACGTACGGGCCAGTGGGGCACCCGGCCCTGGTCACAGAACCCGAAGGCCGTCGCGCTCGTCGAGAAGTACCTGACGACGGGCGAACCGTGGATCGCGGAGATCGACGGCGAGGTGGTGGGCACGGTGACACTCACCGACGGGCCCGGCGGCGACATCATCCCGGCGGCGGACGAGCCCGAGCGGTACATCCACCTGCTCGCCGCCGACCACCGCCGCTTCGCGGGCCGCGGGGTGGGCCGCGCGCTGCTCGCGCACGCCGTCGAGGAGACCCGCAGGCAGGGCGTCCGGCTGCTGCGGGTCGACTGCTACCGGGGCGAGGACCGCGCCCTCGTCAGGTACTACGAGAGCAACGGCTTCACCGCCACCGAGCCCTTCACGGGCCCGGACGGCAGCTGGCCCGGCCAGGTGCTGGCACAGCGCGTCTGACCGGGCCCCACGGCGCGGCTACGCGGCCGTGGCGAGCTCCCGCTCCCTCGGCACGAACTGCACGTGCTGCCGGCCGCGGCGGAGATCCACCTTCAGCCGCAGGTCGGCGGCGCGGGCCAGCATCAGGCCGACGCCGACCGCGGCGACGGCGCAGACGAGGCCGCCGACGGCCATGCTGATCCGGACGCCGTACGCGTCGGCCAGCCAGCCGAAGAGCGGACCGCCGAGCGGCGTACCGCCGGTGAAGACCATCATGAACAGCGACATGACACGGCCCCGCATCTCCGGGTCCGTCGCCATCTGGACGGAGGAGTTGGCGGTGACGTTCACCGTCAGGCCGAGGATGCCGATCGGCACGATCAGCGCGACGAACATCCACAGCTCCGGCGCGAACGCGGCCACGATCTGCAGTACGCCGAAGGCGACGGCCGCCCCGGCGAGGAGCCGCAGCCGCGACGTGCCGCGGCGGGCCGCGAGCAGCGCGCCGGCCAGCGAGCCGATCGCCATGAGCGTGTTGAACAGCCCGTACATCCCCACGCCGCCGTGGAAGATGTCGTCCGCGAAGGCGCTCAGCCAGATCGGGAAGTTGAAGCCGAAGGTGCCGATGAAGCCGACGAGGACGATCGGCCAGATCAGCTCGGGGTTCTTCGACACGTAGTTCAGGCCCTCCCGCAGCTGCCCCTTGCCGCGCGGCTTGCGCGGGGTGTGGTGCAGCTCGGCGGTGCGCATCAGCATGAGGCCGGTGAGCGGGGCGAGGAAGGACAGGCCGTTGGCGAGGAACGCCCAGCCGGGTCCCACGGCGGCGGTCAGCGCGCTCGCCACGGCGGGGCCGATGAGGCGGGCGGACTGGAAGTTGGCGGAGTTCAGCGAGACGGCGTTGCGGACCTGGTCGGGTCCGACCATCTCGGACACGAAGGACTGCCGCGTCGGGTTGTCGACGACGGTGACGAGCCCGGTGAAGAAGGCCGCGAAGTAGACGTGCCAGACCTGGACGTGTCCGCTCAGCGTCAGCGCGGCGAGGAAGAGGCCGCTGAGGCTCATCGCGCCCTGCGTGAGGAAGAGCAGGTTGCGCTTGGCGAAGCGGTCGGCGATCACGCCGCCGTACAGGCCGAGGAGCAGCATCGGCAGGAACTGCATGGCCGTGGTGATACCGACGGCCGCGGAGGAACCGGTGAGGCTCAGCACCAGCCAGTCCTGGGTGATGCGGGCCATCCAGGTGCCGGTGTTCGAGACGACCGCGCCGGTCGCGAAGAGCCGGTAGTTGCGGATCCTCAGCGAGCTGAACATCGAGGTCTTGTGGGGGCGGTCGGGTTTGTCGAGGGCGGTTGGTGCGGGGGCGGAGTCTGCTCCGGATCCCGTACTCAAAGTAGGTTCGCCTCCTTTGGCGTACGTACGGCTCCCACCGGCGGCGGGAGTGCCCGCGGGGTGCCGCGGGACTTACGGGTGCCCGCGAGGTGCCGCGGGACTCGTGGCCCCTAGAGGTGCGCGAGCTTCTCCAGTACGGGAGCGGCGGCGCGGAGCCGCGCCCACTCGTCGTCGTCGAGGTGCTCGGCCAGGCCGGCGAGCCAGGCGTTCCGCTTGCGGCGGCTCTCTTCGAGCATGGCCTCGGCGGTCTCGGTCTGGGTCACCACCTTCTGGCGGCGGTCCTCGGGGTGCGGCTCCAGCCGGACCAGCCCTTTGGCCTCCAGCAGCGCCACGATGCGGGTCATCGACGGCGGCTGCACGTGCTCCTTGCGGGCGAGCTCGCCCGGGGTGGCGGAGCCGCAGCGGGCGAGGGTGCCGAGCACCGACATCTCGGTGGGGCTCAGCGACTCGTCGACCCGCTGGTGCTTGAGTCGACGGGACAGGCGCATCACAGCGGAGCGCAGGGCGTTCACGGCGACGGCATCGTCACCATGGGAGAGGTCCGGCATGTTTGTTAGCGTAACTCATTACCCTAGCTAAAGACCACTTGGATTCCCAGAAGTACGACACCGAACCATTTCGTCACCCGAACGAGTGAGGTGACTTCGGAAAGTGACGCGTCGGACCGAGGGTGCCGAGGACCCTGTCGGGCATGGGATCGCCAGTGCTCAGCCTGCGCATAGACGGTGAGCTGCTCGACCGGCTCCGACAGCACGCGGCCAAAAGAGGAATGAGCGTCCAGGACTATGTGGTCCGGACGCTCATTCGGGACGACTTCGACGAACGCTTCAAGGCGTCGGTCGAGGCGACGGAGAAGTTCTACGGCGCTGCTTGAGGCGCACGGCCTCGTGCCCTGCTAGGTCAGGTTCAGCGCCGGCATCAGGTAGTAGAAGGCGAAGACCGCCGACACCGCGTACATCGCGACCGGCACCTCGCGCCCGCGCCCGGACGCGAGCCGCAGCACCGTGAAGGTGATGAAGCCCATGCCGATGCCGTTCGTGATCGAGTACGTGAACGGCATCATCAGCATCGTCACGAACGCGGGGATCGCGATGGTGTGGTCCGCCCAGTCGATCTGCCCGATGGACCCGGACAGGATCAGGAAGCCGACCGCGAGCAGCGCGGGTGTGGCGGCCTGGGACGGGACCATCGTGGCGAGCGGCGTGAGGAAGAGCGCGACGGCGAAGAGGCCGCCGGTGACGACGTTCGCGAAGCCCGTGCGGGCGCCCTCGCCGACGCCCGCCGTGGACTCCACGAAGCAGGTGGTGGCGGAGGCGGACGAGGCGCCGCCCGCGGCGACGGCGATGCCGTCGACGAAGAGGACCTTGTTGATGCCGGGCATGTTGCCGTCGGCGTCGGTCAGCTTGGCCTCGTCGCCGATGCCCATGATCGTGCCCATCGCGTCG
This window encodes:
- a CDS encoding GNAT family N-acetyltransferase, whose product is MSDHIKIRQGGADDVPAVLALFDGAVEWLVSQGRTGQWGTRPWSQNPKAVALVEKYLTTGEPWIAEIDGEVVGTVTLTDGPGGDIIPAADEPERYIHLLAADHRRFAGRGVGRALLAHAVEETRRQGVRLLRVDCYRGEDRALVRYYESNGFTATEPFTGPDGSWPGQVLAQRV
- a CDS encoding MFS transporter; amino-acid sequence: MSTGSGADSAPAPTALDKPDRPHKTSMFSSLRIRNYRLFATGAVVSNTGTWMARITQDWLVLSLTGSSAAVGITTAMQFLPMLLLGLYGGVIADRFAKRNLLFLTQGAMSLSGLFLAALTLSGHVQVWHVYFAAFFTGLVTVVDNPTRQSFVSEMVGPDQVRNAVSLNSANFQSARLIGPAVASALTAAVGPGWAFLANGLSFLAPLTGLMLMRTAELHHTPRKPRGKGQLREGLNYVSKNPELIWPIVLVGFIGTFGFNFPIWLSAFADDIFHGGVGMYGLFNTLMAIGSLAGALLAARRGTSRLRLLAGAAVAFGVLQIVAAFAPELWMFVALIVPIGILGLTVNVTANSSVQMATDPEMRGRVMSLFMMVFTGGTPLGGPLFGWLADAYGVRISMAVGGLVCAVAAVGVGLMLARAADLRLKVDLRRGRQHVQFVPRERELATAA
- a CDS encoding MarR family winged helix-turn-helix transcriptional regulator; translated protein: MPDLSHGDDAVAVNALRSAVMRLSRRLKHQRVDESLSPTEMSVLGTLARCGSATPGELARKEHVQPPSMTRIVALLEAKGLVRLEPHPEDRRQKVVTQTETAEAMLEESRRKRNAWLAGLAEHLDDDEWARLRAAAPVLEKLAHL
- a CDS encoding ribbon-helix-helix protein, CopG family translates to MGSPVLSLRIDGELLDRLRQHAAKRGMSVQDYVVRTLIRDDFDERFKASVEATEKFYGAA